In the genome of Noviherbaspirillum saxi, the window AATTGATCATGACGTCGGACAGATTGACGCTATCATCGCCAAGGACAAAACGCTTGGTCATGTCTTCGGATCTTTTCTGCGCGCCGTTCACCTGATCCAGCGATGCCTTCAAGGCGCTGGCAAAATCGACCTTGGCCGCCGGCTCGCCTCCGGCGACCTCATCATGGATGCCCTTGACGCCGTTTTCCGGACGCGTGGCAGCCGCCTTGAGCTGCGAAATCATCGCTTCGATCCGGCTTGCGTCAATCATTCCCGTCTTCATGCATCCTCCTCTGGCGCTGGCGGCGTGTCACGACGCCCTTTTTCACAGCGCTAAGTTATCACGCGAAAAACACCCTTTTTCACTCGATAAAGGCGGAAAACAGTCCTCTGTTCCAGCGATCAAATTTCATTAACAGGAAGAAAATGCCACACTAAGGAAAATACTTCGGATCTTTCGCCTTCACTCAGGCGGCGGACTTGATGAAAAAACATGAACAGGATACTCATGAGCGGCAGCAGCCACAGAGGCGGATCATGGCGGTAACCGGCGAAAACGCCGTTGTTCCGTCCGCGTCCGGCATCGTCGGCTTTGCGCAGACCCCGGGAGGGCGGAATTTTTTCCTGATGCTCGGCGTGGCGGCAGTCCTTGCCGTCATGTCGGGCGTCTGGCTATGGAGCCAGACGCCCGACTATCGCGTACTGTTTTCCAATTTCTCCGACCGCGACGGAGGAGCGATCGTCGCTTCGCTGCAGCAGATGAACGTGCCGTACAAGTTTTCGGAAGGCGGCAGCGCCATCCTGGTGCCGGCCGAGCAGGTGCATGACGCACGCCTGAAGCTGGCATCCCAAGGGCTGCCCAAAGGTGGCAGCGTCGGCTTCGAGCTGATGGAAAACCAGAAGCTCGGCGTGTCGCAATTCCTTGAACAGGTCAATTTTCAACGTGCGCTCGAAGGGGAGCTTGCGCGCTCGATACAGGCGGTCGGCGCAGTGCAGGCAGCGCGCGTGCACCTCGCCTTGCCCAAGGCTTCTGTCTTCGTACGCGACCAGCAAAAGCCGACCGCGTCGGTACTGCTGAACCTGCATCCCGGTCGCAACCTCGACCAGCAGCAAGTCAGCGCGATCGTTCATCTGGTTGCCAGCAGCGTTCCCGACCTGCCGACAAAGAATGTCACCGTGGTCGACCAGAACGGCAACCTGCTTTCCGAGAATGACAAGAAAGCCAACAGCAATGGCCTCGATCCGACACAGCTCAAGTACGTGCATGAGCTGCAGCAGAGCATCGTCAAGCGCATCGAATCGATCCTGACACCCATCGTCGGCCAGGCCAATGTGCGCGCCGAGGCAACCGCGGATGTCGATTTCTCCAGCAGCGAACAGGCGGCGGAAACCTATAAGCCGAACGGCGCGCCGAATACCTCGGCCATCCGCAGCCAGCAAAGCAGCGAAACGCAGAGCGGCGCACCCCTGAATGCATCGGGTGTGCCGGGCGCATTGTCGAACCAGCCCCCTGCTCCGGCCACCGCTCCGTTGACCGCCGCCGCATCTGCGCCGGGTGCCGCGCCGAACGGAGCAACAGCTGCCGCCGCCAACGCGCAGAAGGACATGACCGTCAATTACGAGGTCGACAAGACTGTGCGCTATGTTCAACAGCCGATGGGCGGCCTGAAGCGCCTGTCCGTCGCGGTGGTGGTCAACTACAAACGCGAAGTCGGCAAGGACGGCAAGGTCACGATGACACCGCTGACCGATGCCGAGAAAACCCAGATCACCGATCTCGTCAAGGAAGCAATGGGCTTCAGCAAGGACCGTGGCGATTCGCTCAATGTCGTCAATAGTCCTTTCGCGGGTCAGGAAAAGGAAATCATTCCGGAAGTACCGCTCTGGAAGCGTGCGGAGGCCATTCCGTTGGCGCTGAGCGCGGGTAAATATCTGCTCGGCGCCATCATCCTGGCCTATCTGTTCTTTGGCGTGCTGCGCCCGCTGATCCGTCGGATCGCAGCGCAGTTCGCACCGCCGCCTCCGCCGCCGGCCGAAGAGGAAGATGAAGACGCAGTTGTGCATATCGGGCATGAAGCGCCTGAACCGATGGGAACCAAGCCACGCACGTATCAGGACAACCTGGACGCGGCAAAGGAACTGGCAAGAAATGACCCGAAAATGGTCGCAAACGTAGTCAAGGCATGGGTAGGAACAAATGAGTGAGGATGGCGTTCTCAAGGGAGCAATCCTGATGCTCGCTCTGGGCGAGGAAGAAGCGGCGGAGGTCATGAAATACCTCGGCCCGCGTGAAGTACAGAAGCTTGGCGCAGCCATGTCGAGCATGAAGGCGGTCGCCAGCGAACAGCTCGAAGCGGTGCTCGATGATTTTCGCACCGAGACCGAACAGAACACGTCCTTCGGTCTCGATTCGGATGAGTACATCCGTACCGTGCTCACCAAGGCGCTGGGCGAAGACAAGGCTTCGTCCCTGCTCAACCGCATCCTAGGCACACGCGATGCCAGCGGCATCGAAAGCCTGAAATGGATGGATTCACAATCGGTCGCCGACCTCATCCGCAACGAACATCCGCAAATCATTGCGACCATTCTGGTGCATCTGGAGCGGTACCACGCCTGCGAAGTATTGACCTTCTTTACCGAGCGTCTGCGTAACGACGTGGTGCTGCGCATCGCCACGCTGGACGGCGTGCAACCGGCGGCATTGCGCGAATTGAATGAAGTGCTCACCAAGCTGATGGCCGGTAATGAAAACCTGAAAAAGAAACCTATCGGCGGCGTGCGTGCGGCGGCGGAAATTCTCAACTTCCTGTCCGGCGATATCGAGACTTCAGTGATGGACAACCTGAAGAATTACGACAACGACATGGCGCAAAAGATCATGGACGAGATGTTCGTGTTCGACAACATCATCGACATCGACGATCGCGGCATCCAGGTATTGCTGCGCGAAGTGCAGTCCGAATCGCTGATCGTTGCGCTCAAGGGCGCCAGCCAGGATCTGCGCGAAAAGATCTTCAAGAACATGTCGCAGCGCGCGGCCGAAATGATGCGCGAAGACCTGGAATCGAAAGGTCCGGTGCGGCTGTCCGAAGTCGAGGCCCAGCAAAAGGAAATCCTGCAAATCGTCCGCCGTCTCGCCGACGAAGGCCAGATCATTCTCGGCGCCAAGGGCGACGATGCATTTGTGTAATTTGTGTAAAAAGCGACGATCCGATTCCTCCTTCCGCCTCTCAGGGGGAAGGTCGGTATGGGGGTCAAAAGGCCAAACAGTCGACTCCGTCGGTCCCCTCCTACCCTACTGCAGCTGAAAACAACCCGGGCCAGCACCATGAGTTCCACAGTCATCCCCAAAGAGCAATTATCCGCCTACCAGCGCTGGGAAATGGCATCCTTCGGCGATGAGCGCGCCAGCACCAAGCAGGATAATGTACTCGCGGCCCAGCAGGCCGCTGAACAACTCGCACTCCAGCGCGAAGAAGCACGACGCCAGGGACATGACGAAGGTTATGCGGATGGCTTTGCACAGGGTCAGGCTGCCGGGATGGAAGCCGCACGCGCCGAGATCGTGCGCGAACTCCTACCCCTGCAGCAGATTGCAAACAGCTTCGGTGCCGAACTGGCGCACGCTACCGATAACGTCGCGGTCGACATGCTCAATCTGGCGCTCGATCTTGCCAAGGCCATGCTGAAAACTTCGCTCAAGATCAAGCCGGAACTGGTGCTGCCGGTGGTCAGCGAAGCCATTCGTTATCTGCCGACCGTTCAGCAGCCGGCACTACTGGCCCTGCACCCTCAAGACGCTGCGATCGTGCGCGAATACATGGGCGACGACTTGCAGCGCACCGGCTGGCGCATCACGGAAGACACACAGATGGAACGCGGCGGCTGCCGGGTCGAAACCGCCAGCAATCAGATCGATGCAACGCAAGAGGTGCGCTGGCAACGCATTGCCGACGCTCTCGGCAAGCAAAACGACTGGCTCGAATGAACGGATCGCATACCCAGCGCTGGCAATCCTATCTGCGCGACTGCAGCGCACTTGCCTCGATTCCCGAGCCCATGCTGGTCTCCGGCCGCGTTACCCGTGTAGCCGGTCTGGTGATGGAAGCGGTCGGTCTCAAGCTGGCGGTCGGCAGCGCCTGTACCGTTCCGCTCAGCAGCGGCGCAAGAATCGAAGCGGAAGTGGTCGGATTCGAAAACGACAAACTGTTCCTGATGCCGCAGAGCGATGTCGAAGGCGTCGTGCCCGGCACGCGTGTCTTCCCGATCGAAGTTGTGCAAAGCCTGCCTCGTCCCGGCACCGTGGACCATCCGCGCCGTCGCCCAAGCGATCGCGGCCGTCATCTCCCGGTCGGAGACGAACTGCTCGGCCGCGTGCTCGACGGCGCCGGCCGGCCGCTCGATTCGCTTGGCCCGCTCAACGCCGTGCATTCCGCTCCGCTCAATGTACGCGCCGCCAATCCGCTGACGCGTGCACCGATCACCGATGTGCTCGATACCGGCGTGCGCGCGATCAACAGCATGCTGACCGTCGGTCGCGGCCAGCGCATGGGCCTGTTCGCCGGCTCCGGCGTCGGCAAGAGCGTACTGCTTGGCATGATGGCCCGCTATACGAGCGCGGATGTGATCGTGGTCGGGCTGATCGGTGAACGGGGACGCGAGGTCAAGGAATTCATCGAACAGATTCTCGGCACGGTCGGCCTGGCGCGCTCTGTCGTCGTGGCGGCGCCCGCCGACACGCCACCGCTGATGCGCCTGCAGGGTGCAGCGTACACGCATACGATTGCCGAATACTTCCGCGATCAAGGCAAGAGCGTGCTGCTGATCATGGATTCGCTCACGCGTTATGCGATGGCACAACGCGAGATTGCGCTGGCAATCGGTGAGCCGCCCGCGACCAAGGGCTACCCGCCTTCCGTGTTTGCAAAACTGCCGACACTGGTCGAGCGTGCCGGCAACGGCAGGCCCGGCGGCGGCTCGATCACCGCTTTCTATACCGTGCTGACCGAAGGCGACGACCAGCAGGACCCCATTGCCGATTCGGCGCGTGCGATCTTGGACGGACATATCGTGCTCAACCGCAGCCTGGCCGAAGCCGGCCACTATCCGGCGATCGACGTCGAACAGTCGATCAGCCGCGCGATGCACAACATCACCACCGACCAGCACCAGAAGCTGATGCGGCGGGTCAAGCAACTCTATTCGCGTTATCTGCGCAACCGCGACCTGATCAGCGTAGGCGCCTATAGCGCCGGCTCGGATCCG includes:
- a CDS encoding flagellar assembly protein FliH; translated protein: MSSTVIPKEQLSAYQRWEMASFGDERASTKQDNVLAAQQAAEQLALQREEARRQGHDEGYADGFAQGQAAGMEAARAEIVRELLPLQQIANSFGAELAHATDNVAVDMLNLALDLAKAMLKTSLKIKPELVLPVVSEAIRYLPTVQQPALLALHPQDAAIVREYMGDDLQRTGWRITEDTQMERGGCRVETASNQIDATQEVRWQRIADALGKQNDWLE
- the fliG gene encoding flagellar motor switch protein FliG gives rise to the protein MSEDGVLKGAILMLALGEEEAAEVMKYLGPREVQKLGAAMSSMKAVASEQLEAVLDDFRTETEQNTSFGLDSDEYIRTVLTKALGEDKASSLLNRILGTRDASGIESLKWMDSQSVADLIRNEHPQIIATILVHLERYHACEVLTFFTERLRNDVVLRIATLDGVQPAALRELNEVLTKLMAGNENLKKKPIGGVRAAAEILNFLSGDIETSVMDNLKNYDNDMAQKIMDEMFVFDNIIDIDDRGIQVLLREVQSESLIVALKGASQDLREKIFKNMSQRAAEMMREDLESKGPVRLSEVEAQQKEILQIVRRLADEGQIILGAKGDDAFV
- the fliI gene encoding flagellar protein export ATPase FliI, whose protein sequence is MNGSHTQRWQSYLRDCSALASIPEPMLVSGRVTRVAGLVMEAVGLKLAVGSACTVPLSSGARIEAEVVGFENDKLFLMPQSDVEGVVPGTRVFPIEVVQSLPRPGTVDHPRRRPSDRGRHLPVGDELLGRVLDGAGRPLDSLGPLNAVHSAPLNVRAANPLTRAPITDVLDTGVRAINSMLTVGRGQRMGLFAGSGVGKSVLLGMMARYTSADVIVVGLIGERGREVKEFIEQILGTVGLARSVVVAAPADTPPLMRLQGAAYTHTIAEYFRDQGKSVLLIMDSLTRYAMAQREIALAIGEPPATKGYPPSVFAKLPTLVERAGNGRPGGGSITAFYTVLTEGDDQQDPIADSARAILDGHIVLNRSLAEAGHYPAIDVEQSISRAMHNITTDQHQKLMRRVKQLYSRYLRNRDLISVGAYSAGSDPVLDQAIALNPRIEAFLQQDIGERAGIAESLGQLAALFEG
- the fliE gene encoding flagellar hook-basal body complex protein FliE, yielding MKTGMIDASRIEAMISQLKAAATRPENGVKGIHDEVAGGEPAAKVDFASALKASLDQVNGAQKRSEDMTKRFVLGDDSVNLSDVMINSQKASIAFQATVQVRNKLVSAYHDIMNMQV
- the fliF gene encoding flagellar basal-body MS-ring/collar protein FliF, producing MKKHEQDTHERQQPQRRIMAVTGENAVVPSASGIVGFAQTPGGRNFFLMLGVAAVLAVMSGVWLWSQTPDYRVLFSNFSDRDGGAIVASLQQMNVPYKFSEGGSAILVPAEQVHDARLKLASQGLPKGGSVGFELMENQKLGVSQFLEQVNFQRALEGELARSIQAVGAVQAARVHLALPKASVFVRDQQKPTASVLLNLHPGRNLDQQQVSAIVHLVASSVPDLPTKNVTVVDQNGNLLSENDKKANSNGLDPTQLKYVHELQQSIVKRIESILTPIVGQANVRAEATADVDFSSSEQAAETYKPNGAPNTSAIRSQQSSETQSGAPLNASGVPGALSNQPPAPATAPLTAAASAPGAAPNGATAAAANAQKDMTVNYEVDKTVRYVQQPMGGLKRLSVAVVVNYKREVGKDGKVTMTPLTDAEKTQITDLVKEAMGFSKDRGDSLNVVNSPFAGQEKEIIPEVPLWKRAEAIPLALSAGKYLLGAIILAYLFFGVLRPLIRRIAAQFAPPPPPPAEEEDEDAVVHIGHEAPEPMGTKPRTYQDNLDAAKELARNDPKMVANVVKAWVGTNE